TCGGACGGTGCACGTGCTCTCGCTCGGCGGCACGATCGCGATGACGACCAGGGCGGACGGGCGCGGCGTCGAGCCCGCCCTGGACGCGGCGGCGCTCGTGGCGGGCGTGCCGGAACTGGCGGAGGTGGCGACGATCGACGCCGAGGAGTTCCGGCGGCTGCCCGGTGCGCAGTTGCGGCTCACCGACCTCATCGCGCTCGCCGGGCGGGTGCGCGAGCTGGTCGCGGCCGGCGGCGACGGCGTCGTCGTGACCCAGGGCACCGACACCATCGAGGAGACGGCGTTCGCGCTCGATCTGCTGAGCGACACCGACCGGCCGGTCGTCGTCACCGGCGCCCTGCGCGGCCCCGGTCAGCCCGGCGCGGACGGGCCGGCCAACCTGCTCGCCGCCGTCCGGGTGGCGGCCGGTGACGAGGCGCGCGGGCTGGGCGTCGTCGTCGCCATGAACGACGAGATCCACGCGGCCCGGTTCGTCCGCAAGCTGCACACGTCGCGGCCGTCGGCGTTCGCGTCGCCGAGCGCCGGGCCCCTCGGCTGGCTCGCGGAGGACCGGGTGCGAATACCGCTGCGGCCGGCCGCCCGGGTCGTCATCGGCGCGCCGCTGGGCACCCAGCCGCCGCCGGTCGCACTCGTGACCATCGCGCTCGGCGACGACGGGCGGGTCCTGCGGGAACTGGCCGACCTCGGGTTCGGCGGCGTCGTGCTGGCCGGGTTCGGCGCCGGCCATGTGCCCGGCCAGCTGGTCGAGGACGTCACCCGGCTGGCCCGGCGCATCCCGGTGGTGCTGGCCTCGCGCTGCGGCGCCGGCGAGGGGTTCCGCGCGACGTACGGGTTCCCGGGGTCCGAGCGCGACCTGCTGTCCCGCGGGCTGCTCACCGCCGGCGCGCTCGACCCGTTCAAGGCCCGGATCCTGCTGTCGCTCGCGCTGGGGGCCGGGTGGCGCACCCAGCGGATCGCCGTGGCCTTCGACCAGATCGCCTGAGCGGGCGTTGACGGCTGCTTATGACGATACGTATGGTGATACATAAGTGAGAGGAGCGGCGATGACCTGGATCGGGGAGGACGACAGCGCTGCCGTCGACGTCGTCGTCAACGGCCGGCCGGCGACCCTGCGGGTGCCGGCCAGGCGCACGCTCGCCGACGCGCTGCGCGACGACGGCCGCACCGGCACGCACCTGGGCTGCGAGCACGGCGTCTGCGGCGCCTGCACGGTGCTGCTGGACGGCCGGCCGGTCCGGTCCTGCCTGACGCTGGCCGTGCAGGCCGAGGGCGCCGACGTCGAGACCGTCGAAGGGCTGGCCGACGGGCCTGAGCTGCACGTGCTGCAGCGGGCCTTCCACGAGCACGGCGCCCTGCAGTGCGGGTTCTGCACGCCCGGCTTCCTCATGCTCGCGCTGGGCCTGTTGCGCGCGGAGCCAGGCGCGTCG
This Jiangella alba DNA region includes the following protein-coding sequences:
- a CDS encoding asparaginase, translating into MTRTVHVLSLGGTIAMTTRADGRGVEPALDAAALVAGVPELAEVATIDAEEFRRLPGAQLRLTDLIALAGRVRELVAAGGDGVVVTQGTDTIEETAFALDLLSDTDRPVVVTGALRGPGQPGADGPANLLAAVRVAAGDEARGLGVVVAMNDEIHAARFVRKLHTSRPSAFASPSAGPLGWLAEDRVRIPLRPAARVVIGAPLGTQPPPVALVTIALGDDGRVLRELADLGFGGVVLAGFGAGHVPGQLVEDVTRLARRIPVVLASRCGAGEGFRATYGFPGSERDLLSRGLLTAGALDPFKARILLSLALGAGWRTQRIAVAFDQIA
- a CDS encoding (2Fe-2S)-binding protein, with protein sequence MTWIGEDDSAAVDVVVNGRPATLRVPARRTLADALRDDGRTGTHLGCEHGVCGACTVLLDGRPVRSCLTLAVQAEGADVETVEGLADGPELHVLQRAFHEHGALQCGFCTPGFLMLALGLLRAEPGASPERVREVLTSNLCRCTGGAPIVRAVLAAQRELAGDVA